From the genome of Deltaproteobacteria bacterium, one region includes:
- a CDS encoding peroxiredoxin, producing the protein MEERMPLLGDKFPEIEVQTTHGKIKLPDDFKGKWFILFSHPADFTPVCTTEFVAFQQRYDKFKALDCELIGLSVDQVFSHIKWEEWIKDNMNVEIQFPIIADTGRVAEILGIIHPKKGTNTVRAVFIVDPRGSIRAILYYPQELGRNMDEFLRMVEALQIADKEGVAMPANWPNNEILKDHVIIPPATDVKTAQERFERAKKGEFECYDWWLCHKKIK; encoded by the coding sequence ATGGAAGAAAGAATGCCGTTACTGGGAGATAAATTTCCAGAGATAGAGGTGCAAACCACGCATGGCAAGATTAAGTTGCCGGACGATTTTAAGGGTAAATGGTTTATCCTGTTTTCTCATCCTGCAGATTTTACACCGGTGTGCACTACGGAGTTTGTTGCTTTTCAACAACGATATGACAAATTTAAGGCGTTAGATTGTGAATTAATTGGACTAAGTGTGGATCAGGTATTTTCTCATATCAAGTGGGAAGAATGGATAAAAGATAATATGAATGTAGAAATCCAATTTCCAATAATTGCAGATACAGGGAGGGTTGCCGAAATTCTTGGTATCATACATCCTAAAAAGGGCACAAATACTGTAAGAGCCGTATTCATCGTTGACCCCAGAGGTTCAATAAGGGCAATTCTATACTATCCGCAGGAATTAGGGAGAAATATGGACGAGTTTCTGAGGATGGTAGAAGCATTACAGATAGCAGACAAAGAAGGTGTGGCAATGCCTGCAAACTGGCCAAATAATGAAATATTAAAAGACCATGTAATAATACCACCTGCCACTGATGTGAAAACTGCACAAGAAAGATTTGAAAGGGCGAAAAAAGGAGAATTTGAATGCTATGACTGGTGGTTGTGCCACAAAAAAATAAAGTAA
- a CDS encoding rubredoxin, which translates to MDKYRCTVCGYIYDPEKGDIDGGIKPGTPFEDIPEDWVCPVCGVSKDDFEKVD; encoded by the coding sequence ATGGATAAGTATAGATGCACAGTCTGTGGCTACATTTATGACCCGGAAAAAGGAGACATAGATGGTGGAATTAAACCAGGAACACCATTTGAGGATATTCCAGAGGATTGGGTATGCCCTGTATGCGGTGTTAGTAAGGATGATTTTGAAAAGGTGGATTGA
- the rpmE gene encoding 50S ribosomal protein L31, whose translation MKKGIHPKYELTTIRCSCGNEVKIKSTVPNLRVEICSHCHPLFTGKEKILDATGRVEKFKRKYKKALEAQAAK comes from the coding sequence ATGAAGAAAGGTATACATCCAAAATATGAATTAACCACTATCAGATGCAGTTGCGGAAATGAAGTAAAGATAAAATCCACTGTGCCAAATTTGCGAGTGGAAATCTGCTCTCATTGTCATCCCTTATTCACTGGTAAGGAAAAAATTCTTGATGCCACAGGAAGAGTAGAAAAGTTTAAAAGAAAATACAAGAAGGCACTGGAAGCACAAGCTGCAAAGTAA
- a CDS encoding GTP cyclohydrolase I FolE2 yields the protein MLADVQSREDKRNIRIDKVGVKDVKYPITVLDRKRKFQSTIADINMYVLLSSQFKGTHMSRFMEILNENRYAVDIKKVRFILHEMKERLDAEESYVEIRFPYFLEKEAPVTKAKSLACYKCGIEAFSGKKDNITVFVQVPISSVCPCSKEISLRGAHNQRGMVTIKVRFNELVWLEELIEIGEKSGSSPVYPLLKREDEKFVTEYAYDHPYFVEDIARNVTQVLDKDNRIFWYSVEVENFESIHNHNAYAYIERGLK from the coding sequence ATGCTTGCGGATGTTCAATCTCGAGAGGACAAGAGGAATATACGAATAGATAAAGTGGGAGTAAAGGATGTAAAGTATCCCATTACTGTATTGGATAGAAAAAGGAAATTTCAATCTACTATAGCAGACATCAATATGTATGTGCTTTTGTCAAGTCAATTCAAAGGAACACACATGAGCAGGTTTATGGAAATTCTGAATGAAAATAGATACGCAGTAGATATAAAAAAGGTGAGATTCATTCTTCACGAGATGAAAGAGAGGCTTGATGCTGAAGAATCGTATGTAGAGATAAGATTTCCTTATTTTTTAGAAAAAGAAGCGCCAGTTACGAAAGCAAAATCCCTTGCTTGTTATAAATGTGGCATAGAAGCATTCAGCGGAAAAAAAGATAACATAACTGTTTTTGTCCAGGTACCTATTTCCAGTGTGTGTCCTTGTTCTAAAGAGATTAGTTTAAGAGGTGCGCACAATCAGAGAGGTATGGTGACAATTAAGGTAAGATTCAATGAATTGGTGTGGCTGGAAGAACTTATTGAAATAGGAGAGAAAAGTGGTAGCTCGCCTGTTTATCCCCTTTTAAAGAGAGAGGACGAAAAATTTGTCACAGAGTATGCTTACGATCATCCCTATTTTGTAGAAGACATTGCAAGAAATGTCACTCAAGTGCTGGATAAGGACAACAGAATTTTCTGGTATAGCGTAGAAGTGGAGAACTTTGAGAGTATACACAACCACAATGCCTATGCTTATATAGAAAGGGGTTTAAAATAG
- a CDS encoding desulfoferrodoxin, whose amino-acid sequence MTERMQVYKCEICGNIVEMLHEGVGELACCGRPMKLLEENTADTSTEKHVPFIKREDDKYIVRIGENALHPMEEKHYIEWIEIVVDGVVHRKYLSPGDAPEAVFEVPEGREVLAREMCNIHGLWVKK is encoded by the coding sequence ATGACAGAGAGAATGCAGGTATATAAATGTGAAATATGCGGCAATATTGTTGAGATGCTGCATGAGGGAGTGGGAGAACTTGCTTGTTGTGGTCGGCCTATGAAACTTCTCGAGGAAAATACTGCAGATACATCTACGGAGAAACATGTTCCATTTATAAAAAGAGAGGACGATAAATACATAGTTAGAATTGGAGAAAATGCCTTACACCCTATGGAGGAGAAACATTATATTGAGTGGATAGAAATTGTTGTGGATGGAGTGGTTCACAGAAAGTATCTAAGTCCAGGCGATGCCCCTGAAGCTGTGTTTGAAGTGCCGGAAGGCAGAGAAGTGCTGGCAAGAGAAATGTGCAACATCCATGGGCTATGGGTGAAAAAATAA
- a CDS encoding ferritin-like domain-containing protein: MGTKGREIVGLDADKLIELLNKAFADEWLAHYQYWVGAKVARGNMRGQVVAELEEHAGDELRHAGMLADRIIQLGGVPILKPEDWYKMTNCGYDAPEDPHVENLLKQNIKGEQCAIEAYNELLAFTKDKDTVTYRMAEEILEDEVEHEEDLEAILEDLEERRR, encoded by the coding sequence ATGGGAACAAAAGGAAGAGAAATTGTGGGTTTGGATGCGGATAAACTCATAGAGTTACTCAACAAAGCATTTGCGGATGAATGGTTGGCTCATTATCAGTATTGGGTAGGAGCAAAAGTGGCAAGAGGTAATATGAGGGGACAGGTAGTTGCAGAACTTGAGGAACACGCAGGGGATGAGCTGAGGCATGCCGGTATGCTTGCCGATAGGATAATCCAGCTTGGCGGTGTACCCATTCTGAAACCAGAGGATTGGTATAAAATGACCAATTGCGGTTATGATGCACCAGAAGATCCTCATGTAGAAAATCTACTCAAGCAAAACATAAAGGGTGAACAGTGTGCAATTGAAGCATACAATGAACTACTGGCTTTTACCAAAGATAAAGATACTGTTACCTATCGCATGGCAGAAGAGATTCTTGAGGATGAGGTAGAGCACGAGGAGGACCTTGAGGCTATATTAGAAGATTTAGAAGAAAGGAGGAGATAA
- a CDS encoding cytochrome C, with protein sequence MEKFFILFFASIMMLLFVADIALAEDACIKCHRALTPLLVKDWQVSKHGEMGIACSVCHGTKHNSSKDANLAQLPDEYICAKCHQKQFNEFVKGKHNLGWTALNALPVTTIEPDELMEGGKGCGGCHNMGVKLEVQKKELSEKGYTYRVNSCDECHTRHTFSKKEAQDPHACQTCHMGYDHPQWEMWSSSKHGARWFAREAGRLPKDAPAPTCQDCHLPNGIHTNKTAWGFFGVRLPLPKDKQWAEDQTTILKALGVLNPKTGKPIARLKILKAADMARITEEDWKAERKKMIKTCSKCHSENYARIELEKGDQMIKKADHLMAEAINVVASLYKDGILKKPDNYAFAYPDFWYYMRTGGGNLKQASHIDQVLFQMYMKHRMRTYQGVFHANPDYAYWYGWAMMTKDLAEIKKIAGDLRLKAKIH encoded by the coding sequence ATGGAGAAATTTTTTATACTTTTTTTCGCTTCCATTATGATGCTATTATTCGTGGCAGATATTGCTTTAGCAGAAGATGCCTGTATCAAGTGTCACCGTGCATTAACACCTTTGCTGGTTAAAGATTGGCAGGTGAGTAAACATGGCGAGATGGGTATTGCTTGCTCTGTCTGTCATGGCACAAAACACAATAGTTCTAAAGATGCAAATTTAGCACAATTACCAGATGAGTATATCTGTGCTAAATGCCACCAAAAACAATTTAATGAGTTTGTAAAAGGTAAGCATAATTTAGGTTGGACTGCTCTTAATGCCCTGCCTGTAACCACTATAGAACCTGATGAATTGATGGAAGGGGGCAAAGGATGCGGTGGATGCCACAATATGGGAGTAAAGTTGGAGGTTCAGAAAAAGGAATTAAGTGAAAAAGGCTATACATATCGGGTCAATTCTTGTGATGAATGTCATACACGGCATACATTTTCCAAAAAAGAGGCGCAGGACCCACATGCCTGCCAGACATGCCATATGGGCTACGACCATCCACAGTGGGAAATGTGGAGTAGTTCCAAACATGGTGCGCGTTGGTTTGCAAGGGAAGCAGGGAGGCTTCCCAAAGATGCCCCTGCTCCTACCTGCCAGGATTGTCATTTACCTAACGGAATCCATACCAACAAAACTGCATGGGGTTTTTTTGGGGTAAGACTTCCCCTCCCTAAGGATAAACAATGGGCGGAAGACCAGACAACAATCCTCAAGGCCCTTGGTGTCTTAAATCCTAAAACTGGAAAACCTATTGCGAGACTGAAAATACTAAAAGCAGCTGATATGGCCCGTATCACTGAAGAGGACTGGAAAGCTGAACGAAAAAAAATGATAAAAACCTGCAGTAAATGCCATTCTGAAAACTATGCCAGAATAGAACTTGAAAAAGGTGATCAGATGATTAAAAAAGCAGACCACTTAATGGCAGAAGCCATAAATGTTGTAGCTTCTCTTTATAAAGATGGGATCTTGAAAAAACCTGATAATTATGCCTTTGCCTATCCAGATTTTTGGTATTACATGCGCACAGGTGGGGGCAATCTCAAGCAGGCTTCTCATATTGATCAGGTACTTTTTCAGATGTATATGAAACACAGAATGAGGACATATCAGGGAGTTTTTCATGCAAATCCAGATTATGCCTATTGGTATGGCTGGGCAATGATGACCAAAGATCTGGCTGAAATCAAAAAGATAGCAGGGGATCTGAGATTAAAGGCTAAGATACATTAG
- a CDS encoding transcriptional repressor, which yields MNLKEKVDLLKKKGVVLTIQRYAVLEYLYENATHPTVEEIYQGLKKRFSTISEATVYNTLQLFKNHNIIREITIEKGKSHFDYETKPHHHFLCRRCGCIYDIDVEGCPLVGKKMIDGHRIEEVKPYIIGICSECLKEKKANEKMGKQKGIV from the coding sequence ATGAATTTGAAAGAAAAGGTAGATTTGCTTAAAAAGAAAGGTGTTGTATTGACTATACAGCGTTATGCAGTTTTAGAATATCTTTATGAAAATGCCACTCATCCAACAGTAGAAGAAATCTATCAAGGTTTGAAGAAAAGATTCTCTACAATTTCAGAAGCTACAGTTTACAACACTTTGCAACTTTTTAAAAATCACAATATTATCAGAGAGATAACTATAGAAAAGGGAAAATCTCACTTTGACTATGAAACCAAACCTCATCATCATTTTCTTTGTCGTAGGTGCGGTTGTATTTATGATATTGATGTTGAAGGATGTCCTCTTGTGGGAAAGAAAATGATAGATGGGCATAGAATTGAAGAAGTTAAGCCTTATATTATTGGTATCTGTTCTGAGTGCTTGAAGGAGAAAAAAGCTAATGAAAAAATGGGAAAGCAAAAAGGAATCGTTTGA
- a CDS encoding type II toxin-antitoxin system HicB family antitoxin has translation MLFEYTQKALQKAEYKKLDDGTWFAEIPGFEGVWANGSTIEKCRKELLEVLEEWLILKLRDNDPIPEVEGVNLKMEEIAVA, from the coding sequence ATGTTATTTGAATATACCCAAAAAGCTTTGCAAAAGGCAGAATATAAAAAATTAGATGATGGAACCTGGTTTGCTGAAATTCCAGGTTTTGAAGGAGTTTGGGCTAATGGCAGCACAATAGAAAAATGCAGAAAAGAACTTCTGGAAGTTTTGGAAGAATGGTTAATTTTAAAACTAAGAGACAATGACCCAATTCCAGAGGTTGAAGGTGTAAACTTAAAGATGGAAGAAATAGCAGTTGCCTAA
- a CDS encoding cytochrome c biogenesis protein ResB — protein MLPPIIVLSALGTWEKFSFIYHHPVFIALLALLSLNVLACSLSRWKKLRMKNAGDYMIHISIMVIIIGAFITGFLGFRGMMILGRGDNSNIITSYNGKIIHLPFSIHCNKFYVEFYPQGMPKSYITEGTIDEKKFSLSVNHPLKYKGLWIYQEAYDVDKRFSYAVFEISGEKIKLPLNRLINTGNLMLYIDKIERMGNKYIVHLYLIRKTGEHISGWMRTGENVGDITFKSVYIEYKTVLNVSYDPGLYIIIIGFILFTIATFLFIWEKGKK, from the coding sequence TTGCTTCCTCCTATAATTGTCTTGTCTGCCCTGGGAACATGGGAAAAATTCTCATTCATCTATCATCATCCCGTTTTCATTGCTCTTCTTGCATTGCTTTCTTTGAATGTTTTGGCTTGCTCGCTTTCCAGATGGAAAAAACTGCGAATGAAGAACGCAGGGGATTATATGATTCATATATCGATAATGGTAATCATCATAGGGGCTTTCATTACCGGTTTTCTGGGATTCAGGGGCATGATGATCCTGGGAAGAGGGGATAACTCAAACATCATTACTTCATATAATGGTAAGATTATCCACCTCCCTTTTAGTATTCATTGTAATAAATTTTATGTGGAGTTTTATCCCCAGGGAATGCCCAAAAGCTATATTACAGAAGGAACAATTGACGAAAAAAAATTCTCACTGTCGGTAAATCATCCGTTGAAATATAAGGGTTTATGGATATATCAGGAGGCATACGATGTGGATAAAAGGTTTAGTTACGCTGTATTTGAGATAAGTGGAGAGAAAATTAAATTACCTTTAAATAGACTGATAAATACAGGGAATTTAATGCTGTATATAGACAAGATAGAAAGGATGGGAAATAAGTATATTGTTCATCTATATTTGATAAGAAAAACGGGAGAACATATATCGGGTTGGATGAGAACAGGAGAAAACGTAGGAGATATAACCTTTAAAAGCGTTTACATTGAGTACAAAACCGTTCTCAATGTTAGCTACGACCCTGGACTATATATAATTATAATAGGTTTCATCTTGTTTACGATAGCCACATTTCTCTTCATATGGGAAAAAGGTAAAAAATAG
- a CDS encoding YbhB/YbcL family Raf kinase inhibitor-like protein has product MKRLLFLGLIVLILFCGVKVMAGEIKLNSSAFKKGEMIPKKYTCDGKDISPPLSWEDIPEEANTLAIVCDDPDAPMGIWVHWVIFNIPPTERGLPENIPPEKILKNGAIQGKTDFGRIGYGGPCPPGGIHRYFFKIYALDKKIPLKPGATKKELLKAMEEHILAEGKLIGKYGR; this is encoded by the coding sequence ATGAAACGATTACTGTTTTTAGGTTTAATTGTTTTGATTCTATTTTGTGGAGTTAAAGTTATGGCTGGGGAAATTAAACTCAATAGTTCGGCTTTTAAAAAAGGGGAAATGATACCAAAGAAATATACCTGCGATGGTAAAGATATCTCTCCTCCTCTTTCCTGGGAAGATATTCCAGAAGAAGCAAATACTTTGGCTATTGTCTGCGATGACCCGGATGCCCCGATGGGTATATGGGTTCATTGGGTAATATTCAATATTCCGCCTACGGAAAGAGGACTTCCAGAGAATATTCCTCCTGAGAAGATACTCAAAAATGGTGCAATACAGGGGAAGACTGATTTTGGCAGAATTGGTTATGGGGGTCCCTGTCCTCCGGGTGGAATACACAGATACTTCTTCAAAATCTATGCATTGGATAAAAAAATTCCTCTTAAACCTGGAGCTACAAAGAAAGAATTGCTAAAGGCTATGGAAGAACACATCCTAGCAGAAGGAAAACTTATAGGAAAATATGGGAGGTAA
- a CDS encoding type II toxin-antitoxin system HicA family toxin has translation MPYIISRRELVRKFKSLGYSGPFSGRKHQFMIKGKKKIRIPNPHGKGDIQVSLVKEILRQAGISNEKWDKA, from the coding sequence ATGCCTTATATTATTTCAAGGCGAGAATTGGTTAGAAAATTCAAATCCCTGGGATACTCTGGACCTTTTTCTGGCAGAAAACATCAATTTATGATAAAAGGAAAAAAGAAGATTCGCATCCCAAACCCTCACGGAAAAGGAGATATTCAGGTGAGCTTAGTTAAAGAAATACTCAGGCAAGCAGGCATAAGTAATGAGAAATGGGATAAAGCTTAG
- the recG gene encoding ATP-dependent DNA helicase RecG, whose product MLPYIEGSIFKYSRRKDVSALMKRETEILHTSDYVKWVFTPLTEIEGIRKATLDKLSKNRIETVYDVLNVIPTKYNFYLHLTPIEQLDEGTHAVRGKVLVRENRRIYFFLKIDDGTGLLSCKWFNITPFLRKILYSIKVGDEVVVSGKVSHFGIFWEMHHPLIAKEFKKRIDITYPVIGGLESKRISKAIKDTFSKAPPFFDYLPYFIIRKRKFPFLSEMLRNIHLPKTPPEIGSYKKRLRYEELFLLNLAYQRMKQENKEKKAITININNEVLQILESKLPFRLTHAQQRALKEIVSDLKKDYPMMRLLQGDVGSGKTAVVAIAAACVAKKGYQVSFMVPTEVLAAQHYEKLLPFFSSCNVNCEILVGSTPKRKREEISSLLSQGKINVLIGTHTLFQEGVSFKDMALTIIDEQHKFGVEQRNKLMKKGIAPHTLILSATPIPRTLCLALYGDMDISIIDELPPGRKSVKSYMLTKKRRKEAYGFVLEEVKKGRQAYVVYPLISESENVPNVDAAEEMYKKLKETYFENIRLGLLHGSMNSDEKMKVSGLFRKGEIDVLISTTVIEVGVDVENATTIIVENAEKFGLAQLHQLRGRVRRSKHQSYSYFIPGDNASLLARRRISYLCSIDDGFKLAEIDFHLRGAGDILGVRQHGILNLVHTDLIRDSIILKQAKKDVEIMTKYNYPISEELMYILKKKWEKSLCYLQVG is encoded by the coding sequence ATGCTTCCATATATAGAAGGTTCAATATTTAAATACTCAAGAAGGAAAGATGTATCTGCTTTGATGAAGAGGGAAACAGAAATTTTACATACCTCAGACTATGTAAAATGGGTATTTACTCCTTTGACTGAAATAGAAGGGATAAGGAAAGCAACATTAGATAAATTGAGTAAGAATCGCATAGAGACGGTCTATGATGTTTTAAATGTCATTCCTACCAAATACAATTTTTATCTCCATCTCACCCCTATAGAACAATTGGATGAGGGAACTCATGCTGTAAGAGGCAAGGTTTTAGTGAGAGAAAATAGAAGGATATATTTTTTTCTCAAAATAGACGATGGCACCGGTCTTTTATCCTGCAAGTGGTTTAACATTACACCTTTTTTGAGAAAAATTCTGTATTCAATAAAGGTAGGTGATGAGGTGGTTGTTTCTGGGAAGGTTTCGCATTTTGGTATATTCTGGGAAATGCATCATCCTCTGATAGCAAAAGAGTTCAAAAAAAGAATAGATATTACATATCCTGTAATTGGAGGATTAGAATCAAAGAGAATATCTAAGGCTATTAAAGATACCTTTTCTAAAGCCCCACCATTCTTTGATTATCTGCCCTATTTTATTATAAGAAAGAGGAAATTCCCATTTTTGAGTGAGATGTTGAGGAATATTCATTTACCAAAAACACCCCCAGAAATTGGAAGTTATAAAAAAAGATTAAGGTACGAAGAGCTATTTTTATTAAACTTAGCCTATCAGAGGATGAAGCAGGAGAATAAAGAGAAAAAGGCAATAACAATAAATATTAATAATGAAGTGCTGCAAATATTGGAATCAAAACTTCCCTTTAGATTAACCCATGCCCAGCAAAGAGCATTAAAAGAAATAGTTTCTGACTTAAAAAAAGATTATCCTATGATGAGACTTTTGCAGGGCGATGTAGGCAGTGGAAAAACAGCTGTGGTGGCTATAGCTGCGGCCTGTGTGGCAAAGAAGGGTTATCAAGTCTCTTTTATGGTGCCCACAGAGGTGCTTGCCGCACAACATTATGAAAAACTTTTGCCGTTTTTTTCTTCCTGTAATGTAAATTGTGAGATATTGGTGGGCTCTACGCCGAAAAGAAAGAGAGAAGAGATATCATCTCTGCTTTCTCAAGGAAAGATAAATGTTCTCATCGGCACTCATACTTTATTTCAAGAAGGGGTAAGCTTCAAAGATATGGCTCTGACAATAATAGACGAGCAGCATAAATTTGGCGTTGAGCAGAGAAATAAATTGATGAAGAAGGGCATTGCTCCTCATACACTGATTCTTTCCGCCACTCCCATACCCCGAACACTGTGCTTAGCTCTATATGGGGATATGGATATCTCTATCATAGATGAACTTCCACCGGGAAGAAAGAGTGTAAAAAGTTATATGCTGACCAAAAAACGGAGAAAAGAGGCTTACGGATTTGTCCTGGAAGAGGTAAAAAAAGGCAGACAAGCCTATGTGGTTTATCCTTTGATTAGTGAATCGGAAAATGTTCCCAATGTGGATGCGGCAGAGGAAATGTACAAAAAACTAAAGGAGACATATTTTGAAAATATAAGATTGGGATTGCTTCACGGCAGTATGAACAGTGATGAAAAGATGAAGGTCAGCGGTCTATTTAGAAAGGGTGAAATTGATGTGCTTATCTCCACAACGGTGATTGAAGTAGGTGTAGATGTGGAGAATGCAACTACTATTATTGTAGAAAATGCAGAGAAATTTGGATTAGCACAGCTTCACCAATTGAGGGGTAGAGTAAGAAGAAGCAAGCATCAGTCTTATAGCTATTTTATTCCTGGTGATAATGCATCTTTATTGGCTCGCAGAAGAATAAGTTATCTGTGTTCGATTGATGACGGATTTAAATTGGCGGAGATAGATTTTCATTTAAGGGGAGCGGGTGATATATTGGGAGTAAGGCAGCATGGTATTCTCAATCTCGTTCATACGGATTTGATAAGAGATAGTATAATACTGAAACAGGCGAAGAAGGATGTAGAGATAATGACAAAATACAACTACCCTATCAGCGAAGAATTAATGTATATATTAAAGAAAAAATGGGAGAAAAGTCTATGTTATCTACAGGTAGGTTAA
- a CDS encoding FprA family A-type flavoprotein, which produces MSIARQLKPNVYSVGAVDWDRRLFDELVPLPDGTSYNAYLVRGSEKIALIDTVDPTMTEELKTNLNQLEVKDVDYVIANHAEQDHSGSLPQILDIYPNASVVCTPKCKVMLMDLLQIPEDKFITVKDGDTLSLGYKTLQFVHAPWVHWPETMFTYLKEEKVLFTCDFLGSHLATSDLFVMNEAMVYEAAKRYYAEIMMPFRTIIKKNLDKIKNLEIETIAPSHGPIYNNPKFILDAYKDWISDEPKNEVVIPYVSMHGSTRKMVHYLVNALIRRGIAVKQFDLIKSDIGKLAMALVDAATIVLGSPTVLVGPHPNVAYAAYLANILRPKLKFASVIGSYGWGGKMVEQIAGMIPNLKVEMIDPVVVKGIPKEEDFKALDRLADKILNKHKEYNII; this is translated from the coding sequence ATGAGTATTGCAAGGCAATTGAAACCAAATGTTTACTCTGTTGGGGCAGTTGATTGGGATAGAAGATTATTTGATGAACTTGTGCCACTTCCCGATGGAACAAGCTATAATGCCTATTTGGTAAGAGGCAGTGAAAAAATAGCATTAATAGATACGGTAGACCCAACTATGACGGAGGAGCTGAAGACAAATCTCAATCAGCTTGAAGTCAAAGATGTAGATTATGTTATTGCCAATCACGCCGAGCAGGACCATTCTGGATCATTGCCGCAGATACTTGATATATATCCCAATGCCAGTGTTGTTTGCACGCCAAAATGTAAGGTTATGCTTATGGATCTGCTTCAAATACCCGAGGACAAGTTTATAACAGTGAAGGATGGTGATACCTTATCATTGGGATACAAGACACTGCAGTTTGTTCATGCACCCTGGGTGCACTGGCCGGAAACGATGTTCACATACCTAAAGGAAGAAAAAGTGCTCTTTACCTGTGATTTTCTTGGTTCCCATCTTGCTACAAGCGACTTGTTTGTAATGAATGAGGCAATGGTTTATGAGGCGGCCAAGAGATATTATGCAGAAATAATGATGCCCTTCAGGACAATCATTAAGAAGAATTTGGATAAGATAAAAAATCTGGAGATAGAAACAATCGCACCAAGCCATGGTCCAATTTACAACAACCCAAAATTTATTTTGGATGCATATAAGGATTGGATTTCTGATGAGCCAAAGAATGAAGTGGTTATTCCTTATGTATCAATGCATGGAAGCACGAGAAAAATGGTGCATTACTTAGTAAATGCATTAATTCGTAGGGGTATAGCGGTAAAACAGTTCGATCTAATCAAGTCTGATATTGGAAAATTGGCGATGGCTCTTGTCGATGCCGCTACTATTGTTCTTGGCTCGCCTACAGTTTTAGTTGGCCCGCATCCAAATGTTGCTTATGCGGCTTATCTTGCCAACATCCTAAGGCCCAAGTTGAAATTTGCATCAGTTATTGGTTCCTATGGCTGGGGTGGCAAAATGGTAGAACAAATTGCAGGAATGATCCCGAATTTAAAGGTAGAGATGATTGATCCTGTTGTTGTAAAGGGGATTCCGAAAGAAGAGGATTTCAAGGCATTGGACAGACTGGCGGATAAAATCTTAAACAAACATAAAGAGTACAACATCATTTAA